The genomic region TGGCCTCCACGGCCACGGTCCGCCGTTCGCGGCAGCAGGTGAGCCGCCTCTACGGACGGGACGTGGCGCTCTTCCCGCCCCCCGGCGTGGATGCCTCCGAGACGTTCTTCGCCTCCGTGGGAAAGAAGGGCGCGCGCCAGTACGTGGGCGTGGCGGCACCCGGACGGCCCATGAAGGCCATCCTGCTGCGCGTCTATGTCAGCGTGCTCGCCGCCGCCTCGCGCGGTGAACAACTCCACGGTGCGTCCAGCGCGGACCCGTACCTGACCCTCGTCGGCTACTTCAACAGCCTGCGTGAACTGGGCGGCATGCGCCGGCTCGTCGAGGACGAGGTGCGCCGGCTCGCGATGGACCGCGCCCGCCGCCGGCCGGAGGACTTCGACAAGGAGGCCGAGCACCCCTGGTACCGCAGCAGGACCATCCGCGGCGAGCCCATCGAGCTGACCAGCCGCGAGAAGACCGCCGACATCAAGGCCTCGAAGAACCGCCTGGAGCTCACGCACGGTCAGCCCCAGAGCATCGACGTCGTGCTCGCCAGCAACATGATCTCCGTGGGCGTGGACATCGACCGGCTGGGCCTCATGGTCGTGGCGGGTCAACCCAAGACGACCAGTGAGTACATCCAGGCGTCCAGCCGCGTGGGCCGCAACACGAACAAGCCGGGCCTCGTGGTGACGTGCCTCAACGCCGCCAAGCCTCGCGACCGCAGCCACTACGAACGCTTCGGGCCGTACCACGAGTCGTTCTACCGCTTCGTCGAAGCCACCTCCGTGACGCCCTTCTCCGCTCCGGCGCTCGACCGGGGCCTCGCGGGCGTGGTGGTGGCGCTGGGCCGGCTGATGGACACCGCCATGACCGCGCCCCTGGAGTGGAAGTCCTTGCAAGCGCACCGGGACGCGCTGGAGCAGACGCTCGAAACGCTGGCGAAGCGCGCCGGTCGTGGCCTGCCCAAGGAGGAGTCGGAGCGCGCCAGCGGCATCGTGATGCAGCGTGCGCGGAGCCTGCTCGACTCGTGGCGCAACATCATCGAGCAGGCGAAGAAGGACGCCGCCCAGCGCGCGTACTCGCCCTACGACCCGGAGGGAAAGGGTCTCAAGCCCCTGCTGCGCGGCTTCCTGGACACCACCGAAAACCTCACACAGGACGAGCTCAAGTTCGAAGCGCCCACGTCCATGCGCGACGTGGAGTCCTCGGTGCACCTGTGGATTTCACGTCAACCCCTGGGCGGCTACCGCGCCCCGAAGGCCGCGACGGAGGAGGTGGCACATGACGAACCGTAGGAAGTGGAACAAGGCCCGTTCGACGCGGCCGCCGGATGGGCGCGTGCGCCAGAGCCAGGTGGTCTCCACCTTCGGCCCGGGCAGCATGCTGGACCTGCTCAACGATGCCGTCCTCGTGGGAGGCCTGGACTTCTGGCGCCTCAAGGGCCAGGGCGAGGTGGTCAACGAACCCCGGCTCCTGGAGATCGTCGAACCGCTCTACCACCGCAACAAGTGGCCCCTCAGCAAGGAGGCTCCGTTCCGCAAGCCACCCGCCGGGGATGAACGCGAGCCGACGGAGTCCTGCGGCATCCAGGTGTATGAGTTTCCGCGCTGGTTCGTCTGCCAGAATCCCCGCTGCCGCGCGCTGGTGCGGGCCAACAGCCTGGAGCGGGTGAATCAGGAGTACCGCCACCGCTGCTCGGGCGTGGACGCGAAGCCGGAGCGCTGCGTGCCGGTGCGCTTCGTCGCGGCCTGTCCGCGCGGCCACCTGTCGGACATTGACTGGGCCTGGTGGATGCACGAACGCAAGCCCTGCGACGCTCCACAGCTCAAGCTGGAGGAGGGCGTGAGCGGTGACTTCAGCGACATCGAGGTCGCGTGCTCGACGTGCGGCAAGCGCAGGCGCCTCATCGACATGACGCACAAGGAGCAGCAGGACCGCTGCGACGGAGAGCGACCCTGGCTGGGATTGGAGGCACGGGAGCGCTGCGACGAAAGGCAGCGTCTGCTCGTCCGTACCGCCAGCAACGGCTACTTCGCGCAGACCACCAGCGCCATCACCATCCCCGAACCCGAGTCGCTCCGGCGCAAGGTGCAGTCCGCGTGGAACATCCTCCAGGCGGCCACCGCGGAGAGCCTGCCCGCCTTCCGGACCATTCCCCAGGTCCAGGCGGCGCTGGGCTCCGCATCCAACGCGGAAGTGCTGGCGGCCATCCAGGCGGAGCGCGAGCACACACCCGAAGCCGTCCCGGAGATCCGCACCGCGGAGTGGCTCCAGTTCCTCGCGCAACCGCAGGAGAAGCCGGGCGAGATGCCCCGGGACCGCACCGAGGTCTTCTGGGCCCGGCGCATCGCGCGACCGCAAGGGCTGCCATCGTGGGTGGAGCGCGTGGTGCTGGCGCGGCGGCTGCGGGAGGTCCAGGCCCAGGTCGGCTTCACCCGGCTGGAGCCTCTGACGAAGGACCTCCAGGGCCGCTACGACCTGGAC from Corallococcus exiguus harbors:
- the drmB gene encoding DUF1998 domain-containing protein, encoding MTNRRKWNKARSTRPPDGRVRQSQVVSTFGPGSMLDLLNDAVLVGGLDFWRLKGQGEVVNEPRLLEIVEPLYHRNKWPLSKEAPFRKPPAGDEREPTESCGIQVYEFPRWFVCQNPRCRALVRANSLERVNQEYRHRCSGVDAKPERCVPVRFVAACPRGHLSDIDWAWWMHERKPCDAPQLKLEEGVSGDFSDIEVACSTCGKRRRLIDMTHKEQQDRCDGERPWLGLEARERCDERQRLLVRTASNGYFAQTTSAITIPEPESLRRKVQSAWNILQAATAESLPAFRTIPQVQAALGSASNAEVLAAIQAEREHTPEAVPEIRTAEWLQFLAQPQEKPGEMPRDRTEVFWARRIARPQGLPSWVERVVLARRLREVQAQVGFTRLEPLTKDLQGRYDLDVALAPMSLHRDWVPVTEMQGEGMLLVLDEQQVHAWETSAPVRRREEVLKAGWERWKEGSGSKLTFPGVRLYLLHSLAHLLMTEVALECGYPASSIRERLYCAPHSDAVPMAGILLMTGTTGAEGTLGGLVEEGRRLGQHLSRALEDARLCSNDPVCAHHEPTGRDDRDLEGAACHGCLFLPECSCERFNQYLDRALVVPTLGHEDVAFLKTSWT